Sequence from the Rutidosis leptorrhynchoides isolate AG116_Rl617_1_P2 chromosome 3, CSIRO_AGI_Rlap_v1, whole genome shotgun sequence genome:
GGCTTTTTAATTAATTTCTCATCATCGGTATTGTGCATTTGTAGGTAGTCTAGAAATAAATTGAGTATAATTAGATATTTTTGTACGTACACCTTTAATTTTCTGGTCCCTTATATATTAAAACTTGAACTGCGACAAGAATTATTATGTAAGATTCTTGATGAATGTGTTATCAGAACCTGAATTTTCATTGTTTCCGGGTTGTTCAACTTACCCCCATGCAACGGATATATATAGTTACTCAAGTCTCTCGACGGCGAGAATGGGAGATTACCGGTAAGAAGTCAGATGCTTCGCGAACCATATTCAACAATTTTATATGGTTAATTTCATAAGCTTCTCTAATATATAAACTATTCAATCAAAAATACAGAGCTGAGTACATGATTAATATTGaaaaatagtatatatatatatatatatatatatatatatatatatatatatatatatatatatatatatatatatatatatatatatatatatatgaagaaacACGGAGTACATAAATAGGGAACTTATTCAGATCGTGACACGATCTCATAACTTATTTAACACGTACAACACACTGAAATGAAAACGTAGTAAGAAAGAAAGACACAATAATATATGAAAGATACAAATGTtcccaaaacttatatattttgatgCATGCATGTTTCTCCATGCAAGTAACGTACACTCAAGAGCGCGCCTTGCTAAGAAAAGATGTGTTAAGAAAAGATGGTGGAGAAAGGTACACTCCAAGATTGTCAAGGTAAGCTCCATAATTTCCATAAAATCCGACAAAGTCACCCAAACGCACAGGAAGTGAGAACGCAGTTCCTCCAGATTTGGAGCCATATGGACCATAGTCCTTTTTGCTGCCATGAAAAGTCAATGACGTTATAACCTTATAGCCATTATAAACTCCAACTGTTCCGCTAATCCCAGTAATGTATTCACCTTCCGCAAAGGTAACCTGTGTAAGTATAAAAAACGTGAGAAGATCACATTCGTACGTACTATTCATATATAATAAGCGATATTATATACTCTTCCTGTCTCAATTTAACAGTCTGGGTACTTTttttcttaattttaattttaaataactttttatatatgttatataatacaTGATGAAATAAAATTTATAtgcataaattaagttttatatagGGTATAACTTTAATCAACTATTATAAAATAACCTAAAATAATTTCTTTACAGACAAAGTTATGGAAAATGGTcaattcatgattatatattaacttGAGACCGAGAGAGTATATATTATAGGATGTGTAGCTATGTTCTAAAGATCACACCTTTTTATCTGTACCACCACCAGATTGAGCTCCAAATTTTTGAGAAACATGACTGATTCTATCAGCAGTCTTATAAATGAAGGTGAGGGCGTATATACACTTATCGGTACTAGTAACGATGATCCCAGTGATCTTACTACCGGAAGCTGGTACAAAGCTCCATGGATTAACTCCGCCGTTTATATCTCCCCATGGTCCAACCTTAACTATGTTACCAGCTGATGCCTACATATAAATAAACATTTAAATTCATTGttattgttacatatatataaactcATATTGATTAGTAAActacagtaatatatatatatatatatatatatatatatatatatatatatatatatatatatatatatatatatatatatatatatatatatatatgggagatcaagggataagtgatatttttgggataaggggataagtaaaatgagatttttatatcttttatattagagctccaatttaaataaaaaaaaaatccgtaatctactgacattgtgtagattcataaaaaaaaaaaaaaattctcaacaggagcttaaaatgcacctgatgcatgttaacgtttttttgatgttttttgagttttttttaggatttagcccgatttagagtttagggtttagggttttcgggtttacggagtaaaccctcaaccctaaaccctaaaccctaacctctaaaccctaacccctaaaccgttcgtttaaaaactcgttctaaaaccctaaattctaaaccataaaccctaatttctaaaccctaattactaaaccctaatttctaaaccctaattactaaaccctaatttctaaaccctaaacactgtttttttttaagcaaaagtcattttttctttgtttttttgttaagatgcatctgctgcatgaaaggcagttaacatgcatcaaacaACATCAAAACATCggataacatgcatcagatgcatcttaacgctCCAGTTGAAGGGGAAAAAAAttttctgaatctacacaatgtcagtagatcacggaattttttttttttaaatcggacCTGTAGAACTcaagatataaaaatcacaaaatcacttatccccttatcccacaACACCCACTTAGCGCTGGAtcttcaccctatatatatatatatatatatatatatatatatatatatatatatatatatatatatatatatatatatatatatatatatatatatatatatatatatatatatcgttcgtATACCATTTTGCTTTTCGAGATGGGTAGTAATAAAATATATGTAAATTAAAAGGAAATATTGAATTGATGTGGTGCATCAAACTCTAATCCTCGAACGAGTATATATAGAGTCGTGAATTTGAACCAGGGGTTATAtagtaattaaataataaatatatatatatataataataataataatattgtaaataTCTTGAATCTTGATCAATAAGTTAGCGTTGGCAGACACCAATGACAACTGCAAATCATGTCATATATTTCATCAGCATTCCGCATGTATATTACgtaactagtccggatccggctCGCGCGATACGGCGTCAGCTTTCggcctgtgtattcatatttaacgtagcgttgtgtatttacagaggaaaaaacggctcatgtcttaagcgccgttttagttgtcgttgtcttaagcgttttttaaaaagtgtccatttcgaacgtagttagtttcgctttgttcataaaaaaatttcgagtgtaacggtgctgtcggaaaaatttaacttgtgGCGAACATAAagttacgggctgtcgttgtgttaagcgttttttaaaaagtgttcgttttgcgtatagttagttccgttggtttcgtgagaccttttcgagttgaacggtagtctcggaaaaatttaactcgcaccgagcgagaagatagggcccgttataaattcgggggagttagtttcttttattttaataaaattatatttttacacttTGTGCCCCTAAGAAAGTGTAAAtttgaggggttgttgtgtaaattGAGTCAAAGTTGATGGAccgattgtagtgtgaacgcaaactcgaaGCTACAATCAAAAACAACTAAAACTACACATTCACATTTCCACATGTCTTTTAGTATGTAAGGGTTAATACGTATATATGAGGACCAAAATAACACGTAATTAAAATTTAACTTGTAGATTAGATacaaactagttttcgaaccctcgcttcgcgttgggggttcggttttcaatgtattttattgcgtttagtttgtaaaattatttcatggctaacgatgatgtcgtagaagagcaactcgagtcgaactaaaaggtataacccgtcaaagatttaaatgttattttaaattaacaatacatGCGCATctacgcgtttcgctatggaagtgttaaattttaaaaatttaacgcaattaagtcgttatcttatattaacacttcgtatgatttaagagtagaagatttactgagatatatccaaaaaatcactaaataattaaaaaatgataataatatgtctttgttgttaatagatgaaaatagttacggagcctgcgagtgaaaaattagcgtgtatgaaaagtaccacaaatatttagcgttttttaagaagcgtccgttttgcgtatagttagtgacattgtgttcgtaaaattatttcgatctTAACaatgatggtgtcggaaaaatttaactcgttgcgagcgagaagatatgactcgttgaatattcgggtggagtttatttaagaatttttatgaaaatgttgatttgacaTTTTACCTCCCTGTTTTGGGGGGTCGATATTAATTTTTAAACAAAGTGTGGAGGACTTTTTTGGTGAAATGGAATTTAGttaaaaaaaaagtgaaaagtcaAAATTACCTTCATTACTGTTAatcatttttgtctattagatatatagataatttATTATAGATGTAAGCAATTTTACTGCTGTAACTATTGCGTTCAGTTTCCCATAAATGTCAAATGAATATGCTAGACTCATTTTGTGATTTTGGTGCCTTTCGGTAATTGTTTGATCATAGGACCCAACTTGAACAGGTAAACCTAGCTACTTTGTTTTGGACTCTCGGTATACTTAGTCATCTTGAGTTCATAAAATGCATATGCAACAATTAACAGTCTTTGGAATATTAAAATTTTTACCTGATGTGTATACAACAAGCATCTGTCTTAGATAAAAAGAAAAAAGagaaaaaaagaatatatatactATTTAGATAATAGCTATGCAAACAACGAATTATTTATCACAACGAATCAATTTGGATATACTATTTAGAATATATCTCACTAGTCGAATTATTTATCACAACGAATCAATTTGGCACTCTTTTGGCCACTCAAACCACCACCCTCCTTTACAATATGCCGTTTATTCTGTTAGCATTTGGGTTGATTTTTCATAGATCTTGAAAAGTTAGAGTCACTGACAGGGTCCGCATTGAGATACCAACATCCGATCATATTCATGACACGTGTCGATAggaatttggatgttataacccgtCAAAAATTTAAATGTTGTTTtagattaacaatatatgtgcatctccgctttTTCCTATGGAATTGTTAACTTTTAAAAAATTAACGCAATTAAGTCGTTATCTTATATTAACACTTCGTTTTGGGCACTCGGTATACTTCTTAGTCATCTTGAGTTCATAAAATGCATATGCAACAAGCCAACAATTAACAGTCTTTGGAATACTAAAATTTTTATCTGATGTGTATACAAGCATCTGTCTTagataaaaagaaagaaaaaaaaaagaatatataCTATTTAAATAATAGCTATGCAAACAGGTGTATCTCACTAGTCGAATTATTTATCACAACGAATCAATTTGACACTCTTTTGGCCACTCAAACCACCACCCTCCTTTATAATATGCCGTTTATTCTGTTAGCACTTGGGTTGATTTTTCATATATCTTGAAAAGTTAGAGTCACTGACAGGGTCCGCATTAAAATACCACCATCCGATCATATTCATGACACGTGTCGGTAGGAAACCGCATAAAAAAAACCCTTAGAGATCAAATTCTTGATCTTTAATATCCACCGGATAACCGCGGTATCGCTAAGGCAATGCAAAGTGGTTCttgaactgcttttataactgcAAGACTTTATTAGAAAGCTTTCTATTATGAAGTTAGAAGAGAAAGTACAAATGTTTTATAAGCCATAGATTTCTAATTATAAACTGTCTACCAGTTAAATCAATTAAACCCGCGTTTTTTGTGCATCATATCGACCGACGACCGATGGACTTTAAAACGTACATGGTATATGAGCTGGCACTATATATTGACCAATAGAGGTGTGAATTAAATCAATGAAATACACACACAAATTGAAAGAAACACACACATTCTTTTCATTGATTCAAGTCATTACATCGTCTGTACATAATACAATATATAACCATAAACTTAACAGCTAACCGTCACTAACAGAATTAGTTAAACTATTTACAAAAAGAACCCTTAATTAAATAATCTTTTGGCCCCTCTGACTTCAAGAAATTCGGAATACATAGAATCAGCCTTTGGACTTCATAGCATTatcaacactttttttttttttttacatcagtttgggatcacccagtgggacttaactgaaatgtcccgttcatatcgattataaacgttccatattaattgatttcgttgcgaggttttgacctctatatgagacgtttttcaaagactgcattcgatttttaaacaaaccataacctttattttatcaataaaggtttaaaaatattacgacgattatcaaataatgataatctaaaatatagcgttttcacacgattattacataatggtttataaaaatattacacatcaatttaaatcttcgaatgcattttttaaacattattatacaagcatgctgactccaactcttgtccataaattagcatgcaacagtggaagctcttaataatcacctgagaataaacatgctttaaacgtcaacaaaaatgttggtgagttataggtttaacctatatatatcaaatcgtaataatagaccacaagatttcatctttcaataacatacaatctgtataaaaatcattcatatgttgaacacctgttaaccgacattaacaaaatgcatatagaatatcccataaactgaactccatctgtattaataactcgaagtactaaagcataccattttccagtatgggtggagttagtgcccgtagatctacctttaggattcgcgtcaattagggtgtctgttccccaattcttaggctaccaagctaaaagggtgatattcggtattcataatccaacatagaatgtaatttcaagtacttgtgtctattttataaaatatttacaaaactggatgtattctcatcccaaaaatattagatttaaaagtaggactataactcactttcacagatttttactttgccggaaataagacttggccactggtcgattcacgaacctataacaaatatgtacatatgtatcaaagtatgatcaaaatataattacaacattttttattacgttttgatgatttgagtttgttaagtcagcagtcctcgttagtaacctacagctagttgtccacagttagatgtacataaataaagctatatatattatctcgaatcaatccacgacctcgtgtatacaagtctcaggctagatcacaactcaaagcatatataatattttggaatcaacctcaaccctgtatagctaactccaacattactgcatatagagtgtctatggttgttccgaaatatatatatagatgggtcgatatgatatgtcaaaacattgtattcgtgtctatggtatcccaagattacataatatatgttagaatacatgtataatacaatataagttagttaagttatgatttgtataaatttgttacaaatttcacgtagctacaacaagcaaaattatccaattttgttttacccataacttcttcgttttaaatccgttttgagtgattcaagttgctatggtttcatattgaacttaagtttatgaatctaaacagaaaaagtataagtttatagtcggaaatacagattacaagtcatttttataaaggtagtcatttcagtcgaaagaacgacgtctggatgaccattttggaaaaacatacttccactttgagtttaaccatgatttttggatatagtttcatgttcataataaaaattattttctcagaagaatagcttttaaatcaaagtttatcatagtttttaattatccaaaccaaaacagccttcgattttactacgacggcgtatatccaattttacggtgttcttcgtgtttccaagttttaaatcattaagttagcatatcatatagatatagaacatgtttctagttgattttaaaagtcaagttagaaggattaacttttgtttgcgaacaagtttagaatatactaaactatgttctagtgattacaagtttaaatcttcgaataagatagttatatatatatatatatatatatatatatatatatatatatatatatatatatatatatatatatatatatatatatgagtcgaatgatgttatgaacatcattactacctcaagtttagtaggtaaacgtactggaagtgacaagaaatgatctagcttcaaaggatcttggatggcttgaaagttcttgaagtaggatcatgacacaaa
This genomic interval carries:
- the LOC139899084 gene encoding protein GOS9-like; translated protein: MASAGNIVKVGPWGDINGGVNPWSFVPASGSKITGIIVTSTDKCIYALTFIYKTADRISHVSQKFGAQSGGGTDKKVTFAEGEYITGISGTVGVYNGYKVITSLTFHGSKKDYGPYGSKSGGTAFSLPVRLGDFVGFYGNYGAYLDNLGVYLSPPSFLNTSFLSKARS